From Dermatophagoides farinae isolate YC_2012a chromosome 10, ASM2471394v1, whole genome shotgun sequence, a single genomic window includes:
- the LOC124490904 gene encoding uncharacterized protein LOC124490904: MKMANNTNIQIEKNNDPTTTTTTTTTTQVKSTTVTTTAAAAASASTIMKFDRNSTISTMNTLSSSNSNSNGGGYGGGGGGCGSSSSIELHNNNDGGKSSSIRCVVSIELAHNDNDDDGDNDNHHDGNKKHFCHPLTSTTNHYHQMDQIETQQQQQQQQTIITTTTTTTPTTTTTTTLSSSSYHHTNQNHNHNHRSPSPNRKILMKNMAKNSSFNVYHNHDRTIMIPNITMTSSLSSTLTTSPPTTTVLINDDCFDNNNNKNLASPTTTTTTTQLQPQSSSSINNRSMMIKSRNHLLATNNSGSSGGGGGGGAPILLSVPTTANGGPPRRRHSWICG, encoded by the coding sequence atgaaaatggcaaataatacaaatatacaaattgaaaaaaataatgacccgacaacaacaacgacaacgacaacaacaacacaggTCAAATCGACAactgtaacaacaacagcagcagcagcagcatccgcttcaacaataatgaaatttgatcGAAATAGCACTATTTCTACAATGAATACTCTATCAAGTAGCAATAGTAAtagtaatggtggtggttatggtggtggtggtggtggttgcggtagtagtagtagtattgaattacataataataatgatggtggaaaatcatcatcaattcgtTGTGTTGTATCAATTGAACTTgctcataatgataatgatgatgatggtgataatgataatcatcatgatggtaataaaaaacatttttgccATCCACTAACATCTACTaccaatcattatcatcaaatggatcaaattgaaacacaacaacaacaacaacaacaacaaacgataattacaaccaccaccaccaccaccccaacaacaacaacaacaacaactttatcatcatcatcatatcatcatacaaatcaaaatcataatcataaccatcgttcaccatcaccaaatcgtaaaatattaatgaaaaatatggctaaaaattcttcattcaatgtttatcataatcatgatagAACTATTATGATACCGAATATTACAATGACATCTTCATTATCGTCTACTTTGACAACATCGCCACCCACTACAACAGtattaataaatgatgattgttttgataataataataataaaaatctggcatcaccgacaacaacaacaacaacaacacaactacaaccacaatcatcatcatcgataaataatcgttcaatgatgattaaatctCGTAATCATTTATTAGCTACCAATAATTCtggtagtagtggtggtggtggtggtggtggtgcaccaatattattatcagtaCCAACAACAGCTAATGGTGGTCCACCAAGACGTCGTCATTCATGGATTTGTGGGTAA
- the LOC142597846 gene encoding uncharacterized protein LOC142597846, whose amino-acid sequence MALDALYYIINNNVARQQSSSSAVHNNNNNNNSSSSSSLINQSDIKFLIKKSLDHLLLNDISIDLFVKPFSTLNSSFIDYLLNDKIKFSRKLQLLLTILTQSNTNNTNGTFSDRHFVGHHHYDYNEKNVAAVLRKSLTSIRKKNNTITATTTSQSPIIGRCFEPYGCFRITEPFRTIYRPINLIPEPPSAIKIAFYLRTRTNPTLAERLPYSETNEFFISKYFQPESDLKIIVHGYLENSDEYWVNVVIESINYIYNQK is encoded by the exons ATGGCACTTGATG CATTATATTACATCATAAACAATAATGTTGCAcgtcaacaatcatcatcatcagctgttcataataataataataataataattcatcatcatcatcatcattgatcaatcaatcagatattaaatttttgattaaaaaatcattagatcatcttttattgaatgatatttCAATAGATTTATTCGTAAAACCATTTTCGACATtaaattcttcatttattgattatttattaaatgataaaatcaaattttcacgAAAATTACAGCTTTTGCTCACCATTTTAACCCAATCGAATACTAACAACACTAATGGAACGTTTAGTGATCGTCATTttgttggtcatcatcattatgattataatgaaaaaaatgtggccGCTGTACTACGAAAATCATTGACATCGATAAGGAAAAAGAATAATACCATCACGGCTACAACTACATCACAATCACCGATAATTGGTCGTTGTTTTGAACCATATGGCTGTTTTCGTATTACCGAACCATTTCGTACCATTTATAGGCCAATCAATCTGATACCTGAACCACCAAGTGCAATTAAAATTGCTTTTTATCTACGTACACGTACGAATCCTACATTGGCTGAACGTTTACCATATAGtgaaacgaatgaattttttatttcaaaatattttcaaccaGAATCCGATTTAAAGATAATCGTTCATGGATATTTGGAGAATAGTGATGAATATTGGGTTAATGTAGTGATCGAATCtataaattatatatataatcaaaaataa
- the LOC124490905 gene encoding uncharacterized protein LOC124490905, with protein MHKFIKSIKMMTSIEEEIIINNDHGQNNDDDDDDDNDEDEDDDEEENEEDGNNNKMETETEKVKNDHQQHEKRERKLDFSHPDIHNKNNNTNKRHNELLSDQRCLSPTKQISSSMQTNPIMLMNNPLLHIQQQQQQQHRQRIGGAGGSVGGSGDRSLAQQALLNRALRNRRHTLANVNR; from the coding sequence ATGCACAAATTTATTAAAtccatcaaaatgatgacaagcattgaagaagaaattattatcaataatgatcatggacaaaataatgatgatgatgatgacgatgataatgatgaagacgaagatgatgatgaagaagaaaatgaagaagatggtaataataataaaatggaaacGGAAACggaaaaagtgaaaaatgatcatcaacaacatgaaaAACGTGAAAGGAAATTAGATTTTTCACATCCAGATAtacataataaaaataataatacaaataaGCGtcataatgaattattatcagaTCAACGATGTTTATCACCAACAAAACagatatcatcatctatgCAAACAAATCCAATTATGTTAATGAATAATCCATTATTACATatccaacaacagcaacaacaacaacatagaCAACGTATTGGTGGTGCTGGTGGCAGCGTCGGCGGCAGTGGTGATCGATCATTAGCACAGCAAGCATTATTGAATCGTGCATTACGTAATAGACGTCATACATTGGCCAATGTTAATCGGTAA